One genomic window of Syntrophorhabdaceae bacterium includes the following:
- a CDS encoding four helix bundle protein has protein sequence MDLREEVRGMRREAFIYPFEKLDVWRMAVDFAEKILELLENIPPNKHLRLISQFLYVAEGSLYETITMIEIFRRRKIFDESTCLALRDLSEGIDRKLNGLRNSLAGRHV, from the coding sequence ATGGACTTGAGGGAAGAGGTTAGAGGTATGAGGCGAGAAGCATTTATATATCCATTTGAAAAACTTGATGTTTGGAGAATGGCAGTTGATTTTGCAGAAAAAATATTAGAACTCCTTGAAAACATTCCACCTAATAAACATTTGAGATTGATTTCGCAGTTTCTTTATGTAGCAGAGGGGTCCCTTTATGAAACCATAACAATGATTGAGATTTTTCGAAGGAGAAAAATATTTGACGAGTCAACATGTTTAGCTTTGCGTGATTTATCAGAAGGTATAGATAGAAAATTAAATGGATTAAGAAATTCTCTTGCAGGTAGGCATGTCTAA
- a CDS encoding NAD-dependent epimerase — MKKALNALSLAEHAEHMEKDRIHQKNRINSMNKNNRILVTGAAGFIGFHLSKRLLEDGYTIVGIDNLNKYYDPRLKKDRLAILLKSPNFTFCKINIANRKKMEQLFSYQTQNDSNKSSIPCKRSKLDNLGKFDYVIHLAAQPGVRYSLTHPFSYIDSNIVGFTNVLEGCRHGKVKHLVFASSSSIYGINAKVPFSVSDNVDHPVSLYAASKKANELMAHTYAHLYGLPCTGLRFFTVYGPWGRPDMAYFSFTKAIIERQTIDVFNFGKMKRDFTYIDDIVEGVVHVIDKIPKSNPNWDRKNPDPGSSYAPYKLYNIGNNNPVKLMRFIELIEANLGGKTRKNMLPMQPGDVPVTYANVEDLMKDVGFKPSTPVEVGIRKFVQWYRDYYGYK; from the coding sequence ATGAAAAAAGCCTTAAATGCCTTGTCTCTCGCAGAGCACGCAGAGCACATGGAGAAAGACAGGATACACCAGAAAAACCGGATAAACTCTATGAACAAGAATAATAGAATCTTAGTAACCGGTGCTGCTGGATTTATCGGTTTTCATCTCTCCAAACGTCTTCTTGAGGATGGGTACACTATAGTTGGTATTGATAATCTAAACAAATACTATGACCCAAGACTGAAGAAAGACCGCCTTGCAATTCTTCTCAAGTCTCCAAACTTTACCTTTTGCAAAATCAATATTGCTAACCGTAAAAAAATGGAGCAACTCTTCAGCTACCAGACTCAAAATGATAGTAATAAATCCAGTATACCATGCAAACGCAGCAAGCTTGACAACCTTGGAAAATTTGATTACGTCATTCATCTTGCCGCCCAACCGGGTGTACGTTATTCCCTGACACATCCTTTTTCCTACATCGATAGCAATATTGTAGGATTTACCAATGTACTCGAAGGTTGTAGACACGGCAAGGTCAAGCATCTTGTTTTTGCTTCATCAAGCTCAATTTATGGTATAAATGCCAAGGTCCCATTCTCGGTGAGCGATAATGTTGACCACCCTGTATCACTATATGCTGCTTCAAAAAAGGCTAATGAACTGATGGCGCATACCTATGCGCACCTGTATGGTCTACCCTGTACCGGTCTCAGATTTTTTACGGTGTACGGTCCATGGGGCCGCCCCGATATGGCCTACTTCTCTTTTACGAAGGCCATCATAGAGAGGCAAACCATTGATGTGTTCAATTTCGGCAAAATGAAACGAGACTTTACCTATATCGACGATATAGTAGAGGGCGTTGTACATGTAATTGATAAGATTCCTAAATCAAATCCTAATTGGGATAGAAAAAATCCAGACCCAGGATCAAGTTATGCTCCTTATAAACTATACAACATCGGTAATAATAATCCCGTGAAACTGATGAGATTCATAGAATTGATAGAAGCAAATCTTGGGGGAAAGACGCGTAAAAATATGCTTCCCATGCAGCCGGGAGATGTACCGGTCACATACGCAAATGTCGAAGACCT
- a CDS encoding GDP-L-fucose synthase, which produces MSNPPTSNLQPPTIDLRPKRITITGGKGFLGQHLIRTLQSRRCRHLSIADLPEYNLVNLSDIRRMYEEQKPDIVIHLAAKVGGIGFNQQNPASLFYENAMMGIQLMHEGYLRNIEKFVALGTICAYPKFTPVPFKEDDIWNGYPEETNAPYGLAKKMMLVQSQAYRQQYDFNSIFLLPVNLYGPGDNFSFKSSHVIPALIRKFHLANLLSRGDFTGIIDDFLRNNDGELEVGGKRFEVKPDSPVDEILAVLKHFGISYSSGLQPSASNLSPSPSGLSPTPSVEIWGTGSATREFFYVKDAAQAIALATENYDKPDPVNIGAGFEISIKDLVNVIIDLIGFKGSIVWNTSKPDGQPRRMLDTNRAMEEFGFQAKTPFIEGLRKTIDWYVSTGETK; this is translated from the coding sequence ATGTCTAATCCTCCAACCTCCAACCTCCAACCTCCAACAATAGATCTTAGACCAAAACGTATCACAATCACTGGTGGAAAAGGTTTTCTCGGACAGCATCTCATCCGTACACTCCAATCCCGCCGCTGCCGGCATCTTTCCATCGCAGACCTTCCCGAATACAACCTCGTCAATCTCTCTGACATCCGCCGTATGTACGAAGAGCAAAAACCCGACATTGTCATTCACCTTGCCGCCAAGGTTGGCGGTATCGGGTTCAATCAGCAAAACCCAGCCTCGCTCTTTTATGAAAACGCCATGATGGGCATCCAGCTTATGCATGAAGGATACCTTCGTAACATTGAAAAGTTTGTTGCCCTCGGTACCATCTGTGCCTATCCGAAGTTTACCCCTGTTCCTTTTAAGGAAGACGATATCTGGAACGGCTATCCAGAAGAAACCAATGCCCCATATGGCCTCGCAAAAAAGATGATGCTTGTTCAATCCCAGGCATATCGTCAACAATATGATTTTAATTCCATCTTTCTCCTCCCGGTCAACCTGTATGGTCCTGGTGATAATTTCAGCTTTAAATCATCTCACGTGATCCCGGCTCTTATCCGCAAATTCCACCTTGCCAATCTTCTCTCCCGTGGCGATTTCACAGGCATTATCGATGACTTCCTCCGAAATAATGATGGTGAGTTAGAGGTTGGAGGCAAGAGGTTTGAGGTAAAACCCGATTCCCCGGTAGACGAAATTTTGGCAGTTTTAAAGCATTTTGGTATTTCCTATTCCTCCGGCCTCCAGCCTTCTGCCTCCAACCTCTCGCCTTCTCCCTCCGGCCTCTCGCCTACGCCCTCCGTGGAAATCTGGGGCACAGGTTCCGCCACCCGCGAATTTTTCTATGTCAAGGACGCCGCTCAAGCAATAGCATTGGCCACAGAGAATTACGATAAACCCGATCCCGTCAACATCGGCGCCGGATTTGAGATATCCATCAAGGATCTCGTGAACGTGATCATTGATTTGATCGGTTTTAAGGGGTCTATTGTGTGGAACACATCTAAACCGGACGGCCAGCCCCGCCGTATGCTCGATACCAACAGGGCCATGGAGGAGTTTGGTTTTCAAGCCAAGACGCCATTTATCGAGGGTCTCCGCAAGACAATTGACTGGTATGTCTCAACAGGAGAAACAAAATAA